The following proteins are co-located in the Mesorhizobium australicum WSM2073 genome:
- a CDS encoding helix-turn-helix transcriptional regulator — translation MNAPVASTRSADESRRRELGAFLRSRRERLAPSATGIATGPRRRTPGLRREEVAMIAGVGTTWYTWLEQGRDVRPSVEVLAALCEALRLDAVEKRHLFILAGRQQPERRVAAPEKVDATLLHMLQSLVLQPAYVVGRRWDVLAWNDAAVAVFGDYGLLEGDSRNIVHMVFTNPHHRRLLVDWEELARVVLASFRAESAKYVGDLDFERLIALMMSSSPEFRDWWPRRDVARRLTGVKHVRHPTVGLMAFEHMSLSIDDGSDMRLIVYTPLAEQNSISKLQQLLEAMPAERRSA, via the coding sequence ATGAACGCTCCCGTTGCCTCCACCCGATCAGCCGACGAGAGCCGCCGGCGCGAACTCGGCGCCTTCCTGCGGTCGCGCCGGGAAAGGCTGGCGCCATCGGCCACCGGCATCGCGACAGGTCCGCGACGGCGCACGCCGGGTCTGCGGCGGGAGGAAGTGGCGATGATCGCCGGTGTCGGCACCACCTGGTACACCTGGCTCGAGCAGGGCAGGGACGTGCGGCCCTCGGTGGAAGTGCTGGCGGCGCTCTGCGAGGCTTTGCGCCTCGACGCCGTCGAGAAGCGGCATCTGTTCATCCTGGCCGGCCGCCAGCAGCCGGAGCGTCGTGTGGCGGCACCTGAAAAGGTCGACGCTACGCTGTTGCACATGCTGCAAAGCCTGGTGCTGCAGCCCGCCTATGTCGTCGGCCGTCGTTGGGACGTTCTTGCCTGGAACGACGCGGCCGTGGCGGTGTTCGGCGACTATGGCTTGCTCGAGGGCGATAGCAGAAACATCGTCCACATGGTGTTCACCAACCCGCACCATCGCCGCCTGCTGGTCGACTGGGAAGAACTCGCCCGCGTGGTGCTTGCTTCGTTTCGTGCCGAAAGCGCCAAATATGTCGGCGATCTGGATTTCGAACGGCTGATCGCGCTGATGATGAGTTCAAGTCCCGAGTTCCGTGACTGGTGGCCCCGGCGCGACGTGGCGCGCAGGCTGACTGGCGTGAAGCATGTCCGGCATCCCACAGTGGGCCTGATGGCCTTCGAGCATATGAGCCTGTCGATCGACGACGGCTCGGACATGCGGCTGATCGTCTACACGCCGCTCGCCGAGCAGAACTCGATCTCCAAACTTCAACAACTGCTGGAGGCGATGCCGGCCGAACGGCGCAGCGCGTGA
- a CDS encoding ABC transporter ATP-binding protein, whose product MTGPSPAVVSASKLGLTFQTNDGPVQALSNVDLTIGKGEFVSFIGPSGCGKTTLLRVIADLEKPTSGTISVNGMTPEQARERRAYGYVFQAAALFPWRTIERNVGLPLEIMGLSKTEQAERIKRTLDLVNLSGFEKKYPWQLSGGMQQRASIARALAFDADLLLMDEPFGALDEIVRDHLNEQLLQLWGRTNKTICFVTHSIPEAVYLSTRIVVMSPRPGRVSDIIESTLPKERPLDIRETPEFLAIAARVRDGLRAGHSYDD is encoded by the coding sequence ATGACGGGACCTTCGCCAGCCGTCGTTTCGGCAAGCAAACTGGGCCTCACCTTCCAGACCAATGACGGGCCGGTACAGGCGCTGTCCAATGTCGACCTGACCATCGGCAAGGGTGAGTTCGTCTCCTTCATCGGGCCTTCAGGTTGCGGCAAGACTACTTTGCTGCGCGTCATCGCCGATCTGGAAAAGCCCACTTCGGGGACGATCTCGGTCAATGGCATGACGCCGGAACAGGCGCGCGAGAGGCGTGCCTACGGCTATGTCTTCCAGGCCGCCGCCCTGTTTCCCTGGCGCACCATCGAGCGCAATGTCGGGCTGCCGCTGGAAATCATGGGCCTGTCCAAGACCGAGCAGGCGGAGCGGATCAAGCGCACGCTCGACCTCGTCAACCTCAGTGGCTTCGAGAAGAAATACCCCTGGCAGCTTTCCGGCGGCATGCAGCAGCGCGCCTCGATCGCGCGTGCGCTGGCCTTCGATGCCGACCTGTTGCTGATGGACGAGCCGTTCGGCGCGCTGGATGAGATCGTGCGCGACCACCTCAACGAGCAATTGCTGCAACTGTGGGGACGGACGAACAAGACCATCTGCTTCGTCACCCACTCCATTCCGGAAGCCGTCTACCTGTCGACGCGCATCGTCGTTATGTCGCCGCGCCCGGGCCGGGTCAGCGACATCATCGAATCGACGCTGCCGAAAGAGCGGCCGCTCGACATCCGCGAGACGCCGGAGTTTCTGGCGATCGCCGCGCGGGTGCGCGATGGGTTGAGGGCAGGGCATAGTTATGATGATTGA
- a CDS encoding aspartate aminotransferase family protein, protein MSNRLKVTPNDLSAFWMPFTANRQFKQAPRMFVSAKDMHYTTSDGRKVLDGTAGLWCVNAGHCRPKITEAIQHQAAELDYAPAFQMGHPIVFELANRLVDLAPKGMDHVFFTNSGSESVETALKMAIAYHRVKGEGSRTRLIGRERGYHGVNFGGISVGGIVTNRKMFGTLLGGVDHMPHTHLPEKNAFSKGVPEYGAELANELERIVALHDASTIAAVIVEPVAGSTGVILPPKGYLEKLREICTKHGILLIFDEVITGFGRLGAPFAADYFGVTPDIMTTAKGVSNGVIPMGAVFVKKEIHDAFMTGPEHMIEFFHGYTYSGNPIACAAALGTLDTYKEEGLLTRGDELAPYWEDALHSLKGEPHVIDIRNIGLIGAIELAPIAGSPTKRAFSAFVKAFERGALIRTTGDIIALSPPLIITKGQINELIDHVREVLRMID, encoded by the coding sequence ATGTCCAACCGGCTGAAAGTCACGCCGAACGATCTCAGCGCATTCTGGATGCCGTTCACGGCAAACCGGCAGTTCAAGCAGGCGCCGCGCATGTTCGTGTCCGCCAAGGACATGCATTACACAACCAGCGATGGCCGCAAGGTATTGGACGGCACCGCTGGCCTGTGGTGCGTCAACGCCGGCCATTGCCGCCCCAAGATCACCGAGGCGATCCAGCACCAGGCCGCCGAACTCGACTATGCACCCGCCTTCCAGATGGGCCATCCGATCGTGTTCGAACTGGCGAACCGCTTGGTCGACCTCGCGCCCAAGGGCATGGACCATGTCTTCTTCACCAATTCCGGTTCGGAATCTGTCGAAACGGCGCTGAAGATGGCGATCGCCTATCACCGCGTGAAGGGCGAAGGGTCGCGCACCCGGCTCATCGGCCGCGAGCGCGGTTATCACGGCGTCAATTTCGGCGGCATCTCGGTCGGCGGCATCGTCACCAACCGCAAGATGTTCGGCACGTTGCTGGGCGGCGTCGACCACATGCCGCACACGCATCTGCCGGAGAAGAACGCCTTCTCCAAAGGCGTGCCGGAGTATGGCGCGGAGCTCGCCAACGAGCTTGAGCGTATCGTCGCCCTGCATGACGCCTCGACCATCGCCGCCGTCATCGTCGAGCCGGTCGCGGGTTCCACGGGCGTCATCCTGCCGCCGAAGGGCTATCTCGAGAAGCTGCGCGAAATCTGCACCAAGCACGGCATCCTGTTGATCTTCGACGAGGTCATCACCGGCTTCGGCCGTCTCGGCGCGCCGTTCGCGGCCGACTATTTCGGCGTCACGCCCGACATCATGACCACCGCCAAGGGCGTCTCCAACGGCGTCATCCCGATGGGCGCGGTGTTCGTGAAGAAGGAAATCCACGACGCCTTCATGACCGGCCCCGAGCACATGATCGAGTTCTTCCACGGCTACACCTATTCGGGCAACCCGATCGCCTGTGCGGCCGCACTCGGCACGCTCGACACCTACAAGGAAGAGGGCCTGCTGACGCGCGGCGACGAACTGGCGCCTTACTGGGAAGATGCACTGCATTCGCTGAAGGGCGAACCGCATGTCATCGACATCAGGAACATCGGCCTGATCGGTGCGATCGAACTGGCGCCGATCGCCGGCAGTCCGACAAAGCGGGCCTTCTCGGCGTTCGTCAAGGCGTTCGAGCGCGGCGCGCTGATCCGCACCACCGGCGACATCATCGCACTGTCGCCGCCGCTGATCATCACCAAGGGCCAGATCAACGAACTGATCGACCATGTGCGTGAAGTGCTTAGGATGATCGATTGA
- a CDS encoding Zn-dependent hydrolase yields the protein MAAPGENLRINSDRLWDSLMEMAKIGPGIAGGNNRQTVTDEDGEGRHLFKRWCDAAGLEMGVDEMGTMFARREGTDPSLPPVYVGSHLDTQPTGGKYDGVLGVLGGLEIVRSLNDLDIKTKHPIVVTNWTNEEGARFAPAMMASGVFAGVLDQADVYEHTDKNGKKFGEELERIGWKGTEKVGDRKIHAFFELHIEQGPILEDEDIDIGVVTHGQGLKWLQVTLAGKEAHTGSTPMPKRRNAGLGMARVIELVHEIAMDYQPDAVGAVGHMEVYPNSRNIIAGRTVFTIDIRSPEKEVLDAMDGRIREGIDTICDALDIQYKIEQVGAFDPVTFDKGCVKAIRDAAERLGYTHRNIVSGAGHDACWINRVAPTAMVMCPCVDGLSHNEAEEITKEWAAAGADVLFHAVVETAVIVE from the coding sequence ATGGCCGCACCCGGCGAGAATCTGCGAATCAATTCAGACCGTTTGTGGGATTCGCTGATGGAGATGGCGAAGATCGGCCCCGGCATTGCCGGCGGCAACAATCGCCAGACCGTGACCGACGAGGATGGCGAGGGCCGGCATCTGTTCAAGCGCTGGTGCGATGCCGCGGGGCTCGAAATGGGCGTCGACGAGATGGGCACCATGTTTGCCCGCCGCGAAGGCACCGACCCCAGCCTGCCTCCGGTCTATGTCGGCAGCCATCTCGATACGCAACCGACCGGCGGCAAATATGATGGCGTTCTCGGCGTTCTGGGCGGCCTGGAGATCGTGCGCTCGCTCAATGATCTCGACATCAAGACCAAACATCCGATCGTCGTCACCAACTGGACCAACGAGGAGGGCGCGCGCTTCGCGCCGGCCATGATGGCGTCCGGTGTGTTCGCTGGCGTGCTCGACCAGGCCGATGTCTACGAGCACACGGACAAGAACGGCAAGAAATTCGGCGAGGAACTGGAGCGCATCGGCTGGAAGGGCACCGAGAAGGTTGGTGATCGCAAGATCCACGCCTTCTTCGAACTGCATATCGAACAGGGCCCGATCCTCGAGGACGAGGACATCGACATCGGTGTCGTCACCCATGGCCAGGGCCTGAAATGGCTGCAGGTGACGCTGGCCGGCAAGGAGGCGCATACCGGCTCGACGCCGATGCCCAAGCGCCGCAATGCCGGGCTCGGCATGGCGCGGGTGATCGAATTGGTCCACGAGATCGCCATGGACTACCAGCCCGACGCCGTCGGCGCGGTCGGCCACATGGAGGTCTATCCCAACTCGCGCAACATCATCGCCGGGCGCACCGTCTTCACCATCGACATACGCTCGCCGGAAAAGGAAGTGCTTGACGCCATGGATGGCCGCATCCGCGAAGGCATCGACACGATCTGCGACGCGCTCGACATCCAGTACAAGATCGAGCAGGTCGGCGCTTTCGATCCGGTCACTTTCGACAAGGGCTGCGTCAAGGCGATCCGCGATGCGGCCGAGCGGCTTGGCTACACGCACCGCAACATCGTCTCGGGTGCCGGCCACGACGCCTGCTGGATCAACCGCGTCGCGCCGACCGCCATGGTGATGTGCCCTTGCGTGGATGGGTTAAGCCACAATGAGGCGGAAGAGATCACCAAGGAATGGGCAGCGGCCGGCGCCGACGTTCTGTTCCATGCCGTGGTGGAGACGGCCGTTATCGTTGAGTGA
- a CDS encoding TetR family transcriptional regulator C-terminal domain-containing protein has product MTTSTQAPRRTRIQQEKRELILEAALEVFSTNGFRGSTIDQIAEAAGMSKPNLLYYFRRKEDIHETLMERLLETWLAPLRELDDIGDPMTELRSYIRRKLEMARDFPRESRLFANEILQGAPRIMPLLAGELKTLVDEKAAVIKGWMRAGKIARTDPWHLIFSIWATTQHYADFDVQVRAVLGPNRGGDGRFEDAARFLEQLFLDGLRPKG; this is encoded by the coding sequence GTGACCACGAGCACGCAAGCCCCTCGCCGCACCCGCATCCAGCAGGAAAAGCGCGAACTGATCCTGGAGGCCGCGCTCGAAGTGTTCTCCACCAACGGCTTCCGCGGTTCGACCATCGACCAGATCGCCGAAGCCGCCGGCATGTCGAAGCCGAACCTGCTCTACTATTTCCGCCGCAAGGAAGACATCCACGAGACATTGATGGAACGGCTGCTCGAAACCTGGCTGGCGCCACTGCGGGAACTTGACGACATCGGCGATCCGATGACCGAACTCAGGAGCTACATCAGGCGCAAGCTGGAAATGGCGCGCGACTTTCCGCGCGAGAGCCGGCTGTTCGCCAACGAAATCCTGCAAGGCGCGCCGCGCATCATGCCGCTGCTGGCGGGCGAGTTGAAGACGCTGGTCGACGAAAAAGCCGCCGTCATCAAGGGCTGGATGCGCGCCGGCAAGATCGCCCGGACCGATCCCTGGCACCTGATCTTCTCGATCTGGGCGACGACGCAGCATTACGCCGATTTCGATGTCCAGGTCCGCGCCGTGCTGGGGCCGAACCGTGGCGGCGACGGCCGCTTCGAGGACGCTGCCCGCTTCCTCGAGCAATTGTTCCTCGATGGGCTGAGGCCGAAAGGGTAA
- a CDS encoding ABC transporter permease, with protein MDSFRSKIIPVTSILLGVVVLWYIFAVILNAPFQRDLDRRANETSTFGELIGKTLSQPKPTLPAPHQVAVNFFENTFLRPITSNRSLVYNAWVTLSSTLLGFAFGTALGIVIAVGIVHVATLDRSLMPWIIASQTIPILAVAPMIIVVLAAIGITGLIPKAMISTYLSFFPVTVGMVKGLRSPEIMHLDLMHTYNASRAQTFWKLRVPASVPFLFTSMKVAVAASLVGAIVGELPTGAVAGIGAKLLAGAYYSQSIDIWSALVAGSIVAALLVMVVGIAGRVVDRAMGGRPA; from the coding sequence ATGGATAGCTTCCGCTCCAAGATCATCCCCGTAACCTCCATCCTTCTGGGCGTGGTCGTGCTCTGGTACATCTTCGCCGTCATCCTCAACGCGCCCTTCCAGCGCGATCTCGACCGGCGTGCCAACGAAACCTCCACGTTCGGCGAACTCATCGGCAAGACTCTGTCGCAGCCCAAGCCGACGCTGCCGGCGCCGCATCAGGTGGCGGTGAATTTCTTCGAGAACACTTTTCTGCGGCCCATCACCTCAAACCGCAGTCTCGTCTACAACGCCTGGGTTACGCTGTCCTCGACGCTGCTCGGCTTCGCCTTCGGCACCGCACTCGGCATCGTCATCGCCGTCGGCATCGTCCATGTCGCGACGCTCGACCGCAGCCTGATGCCGTGGATCATCGCCTCGCAGACCATTCCGATCCTGGCGGTGGCGCCGATGATCATCGTCGTTCTGGCGGCAATCGGCATTACCGGACTGATCCCGAAGGCGATGATCTCGACCTATCTGTCGTTCTTCCCGGTAACCGTAGGCATGGTGAAGGGCCTGCGCTCGCCCGAGATCATGCATCTCGACCTGATGCACACCTACAATGCCAGCCGCGCGCAGACCTTCTGGAAACTGCGTGTGCCAGCCTCGGTGCCATTCCTGTTCACCTCGATGAAGGTCGCGGTGGCGGCAAGCCTGGTGGGCGCAATCGTCGGCGAACTGCCGACCGGCGCGGTCGCCGGCATCGGCGCCAAGCTGTTGGCGGGCGCCTATTACAGCCAGTCCATCGACATCTGGTCGGCGCTGGTCGCCGGCTCCATCGTGGCGGCGCTGCTGGTGATGGTGGTTGGCATCGCCGGCCGCGTCGTTGACCGCGCCATGGGCGGGAGGCCAGCATGA
- the hydA gene encoding dihydropyrimidinase encodes MTKVIKNGTVVTADRTWKADVLMQHGRIVAIGSDLHGDHEYDATGCYVMPGGIDPHTHLEMPFMGTYSADDFESGTRAALAGGTTMVVDFCLPAPQQSLLEALQMWDNKTSRASCDYSFHMAITWWGKQVFDEMATVVDKGITSFKHFMAYKGALMVDDDEMYASFQRCADLGALPLVHAENGDVVAALSQKLLAAGNNGPEGHAYSRPPEVEGEATNRAIMIADMAGVPLYVVHVSCEQSHEAIRRARQKGMRVFGEPLIQHLTLDESEYFDKDWDHAARRVMSPPFRNKLHQDSLWAGLQAGSLQVVATDHCAFTTDQKRFGVGNFTKIPNGTGGLEDRLPVLWTKGVNTGRLTMNEFVAVTSTNIAKILNMYPKKGAIVEGADADIIVWDPQRKKKISAEKQQSVIDYNVFEGVEVTGLPRFVFSRGELSVEEGEVKAKPGHGEFVGREPNAAVNRALSTWKEITAPRKVERTGIPATGV; translated from the coding sequence ATGACCAAAGTCATCAAGAACGGCACCGTCGTAACCGCCGACCGAACCTGGAAGGCCGACGTGCTGATGCAGCACGGCAGGATCGTCGCCATCGGCTCGGACCTGCATGGCGACCATGAGTACGACGCCACCGGCTGCTATGTGATGCCGGGCGGCATCGACCCGCACACCCATCTCGAAATGCCGTTCATGGGCACCTATTCGGCCGATGATTTCGAATCCGGCACGCGGGCAGCCTTGGCCGGCGGCACCACCATGGTGGTCGATTTCTGTCTGCCGGCGCCGCAGCAATCGCTGCTCGAAGCCCTGCAGATGTGGGACAACAAGACCTCGAGGGCGTCCTGCGATTATTCGTTCCACATGGCGATCACCTGGTGGGGCAAGCAGGTGTTCGACGAGATGGCCACCGTGGTCGACAAGGGCATCACCTCGTTCAAGCACTTCATGGCGTACAAGGGCGCGCTGATGGTCGACGACGACGAGATGTACGCGTCGTTCCAGCGCTGTGCCGACCTCGGCGCGCTGCCGCTGGTGCATGCCGAGAATGGCGACGTGGTCGCGGCCCTGTCGCAGAAGCTGCTTGCCGCCGGCAATAATGGCCCCGAGGGACATGCCTATTCGCGCCCGCCGGAAGTGGAGGGTGAGGCGACCAACCGCGCCATCATGATCGCCGACATGGCGGGCGTGCCGCTCTATGTAGTGCATGTCTCGTGCGAACAGAGCCACGAGGCGATCCGCCGGGCACGCCAGAAAGGCATGCGGGTGTTCGGCGAGCCGCTGATCCAGCACCTGACGCTGGACGAGAGCGAGTATTTCGACAAGGACTGGGACCATGCGGCGCGCCGCGTGATGAGCCCACCCTTCCGCAACAAACTGCACCAGGATTCGCTATGGGCCGGCCTGCAGGCCGGTTCGCTGCAGGTGGTGGCGACCGACCATTGCGCCTTCACCACCGACCAGAAGCGCTTCGGCGTCGGCAATTTCACCAAGATCCCCAACGGCACGGGTGGCCTCGAGGACCGGTTGCCGGTGCTGTGGACCAAAGGCGTCAATACCGGCCGACTGACGATGAACGAGTTTGTCGCCGTGACCTCGACCAACATCGCCAAGATCCTCAACATGTATCCGAAGAAGGGCGCGATCGTCGAAGGCGCGGATGCCGACATCATCGTCTGGGACCCCCAGCGCAAGAAGAAGATTTCCGCTGAGAAGCAGCAGTCCGTCATCGACTACAACGTCTTCGAAGGCGTCGAGGTGACTGGACTGCCGCGCTTCGTGTTCTCGCGCGGCGAGCTGTCGGTCGAGGAGGGCGAGGTCAAGGCCAAGCCTGGCCATGGTGAGTTCGTCGGCCGCGAACCGAACGCGGCCGTCAACCGGGCGCTGTCGACCTGGAAGGAGATCACCGCGCCGCGCAAGGTCGAGCGGACAGGCATTCCGGCGACGGGTGTTTGA
- a CDS encoding endonuclease domain-containing protein, whose translation MPRTRVSFEMRQKARALRVHATKGESLLWYELRELKTNGIKFRRQCPIGPYIVDFACFSTKLIVEVDGDLHEHEKGKQHDAVRDAYLRSLGFEVFRVDEPDVINSAWHVAQVVKEKVERMSADPTRPLRGHPPLEGEGDAPQLMRF comes from the coding sequence ATGCCCCGTACCCGCGTGAGCTTCGAAATGCGCCAAAAGGCGCGCGCGCTTCGAGTTCACGCGACCAAAGGCGAATCCCTTCTTTGGTATGAATTGCGTGAGTTGAAAACAAACGGAATCAAGTTTCGCCGACAATGTCCGATTGGGCCCTATATCGTTGACTTTGCCTGCTTTTCTACAAAGCTGATTGTTGAAGTCGACGGCGATTTGCATGAGCACGAAAAGGGCAAGCAGCACGATGCCGTTCGTGACGCGTATCTACGATCGCTTGGGTTCGAGGTCTTCCGTGTCGACGAACCCGATGTCATAAACAGCGCTTGGCATGTCGCGCAGGTGGTCAAGGAAAAAGTCGAGCGTATGTCAGCCGACCCCACCCGACCGCTTCGCGGCCACCCTCCCCTCGAGGGGGAGGGGGACGCCCCGCAATTGATGAGGTTTTGA
- a CDS encoding cupin domain-containing protein, which yields MSPKPTCHLIRPESTYEGKQGLTYFAGIATESVGSSGICMHVLTMPPGARAKAHLHENHETAIYVLSGEVHTWYGDRLEHHIVVKAGDLFYIPAGVPHLPANLSNAPSSAVIARTDPNEQESVVLLPELDALVA from the coding sequence ATGTCGCCTAAACCGACTTGTCATCTTATCCGCCCTGAAAGCACTTATGAAGGCAAGCAGGGCCTGACCTACTTCGCCGGCATTGCCACCGAGTCGGTCGGCTCCTCCGGCATCTGCATGCACGTGCTCACCATGCCGCCCGGTGCCCGCGCCAAGGCGCATCTGCACGAGAACCATGAAACGGCGATCTACGTGCTCTCCGGCGAGGTCCATACCTGGTATGGCGACCGGCTGGAGCATCACATCGTCGTCAAGGCCGGCGACCTCTTCTACATTCCCGCAGGCGTGCCGCATTTGCCGGCCAATCTGAGCAATGCGCCGTCCTCGGCCGTCATCGCCCGCACCGATCCCAACGAACAGGAAAGCGTCGTCCTGCTGCCGGAACTGGACGCGCTCGTCGCCTGA
- a CDS encoding ABC transporter substrate-binding protein: MKRLIIPVLAGAMSLAAFQAMAADKVTLQLKWVTQAQFAGYYVAKAKGFYEAEGLDVDIKPGGPDIAPEQVIAGGGADVIVDWMGGALAAREKGVPLVNIAQPFKKAGMELVCPKDGPIKTEADFKGHTLGVWFFGNEYPFYAWMNKLGLKTEGGPDGVTVLKQSFDVQPLIQKQADCISVMTYNEYWQLIDAGYKPEQLTVFNYSAMGNDLLEDGLYASEDKLKDPAFEDKMVRFVRASMKGWKYAVDNNDEAASIVMDGGGQDENHQKRMMSEVAKLIDNADGKLDPATYERTAKALLDQKIITKEPKGAYTTAITDKAVK, translated from the coding sequence ATGAAAAGACTTATTATTCCAGTTCTGGCCGGCGCGATGTCGCTGGCCGCGTTCCAGGCGATGGCCGCCGACAAGGTGACCTTGCAGCTGAAATGGGTCACGCAGGCGCAGTTTGCCGGCTACTATGTCGCCAAGGCCAAGGGTTTCTATGAGGCTGAAGGCCTCGACGTCGACATCAAGCCAGGCGGCCCCGACATCGCCCCCGAGCAAGTGATCGCCGGCGGCGGCGCCGACGTCATCGTCGACTGGATGGGCGGCGCGCTCGCCGCGCGCGAGAAGGGCGTGCCGCTGGTCAACATCGCCCAGCCGTTCAAGAAGGCCGGCATGGAGCTGGTCTGCCCGAAGGACGGCCCGATCAAGACCGAAGCCGACTTCAAGGGTCATACGCTCGGCGTCTGGTTCTTCGGCAACGAATATCCGTTCTACGCGTGGATGAACAAGCTTGGCCTCAAGACGGAGGGCGGCCCCGATGGCGTCACCGTGCTGAAGCAGAGCTTTGACGTGCAGCCGCTGATCCAGAAGCAGGCCGATTGCATCTCGGTCATGACCTACAATGAGTACTGGCAGCTGATCGACGCCGGCTACAAGCCCGAACAGCTGACCGTGTTCAACTACTCGGCCATGGGCAACGACCTGCTCGAGGACGGCCTCTATGCCTCGGAAGACAAGCTCAAGGATCCGGCTTTCGAGGACAAGATGGTGCGGTTCGTGCGCGCTTCGATGAAGGGATGGAAATACGCGGTCGACAACAATGACGAAGCCGCAAGCATCGTCATGGACGGCGGCGGCCAGGACGAGAATCACCAGAAGCGGATGATGAGCGAAGTTGCCAAGCTGATCGACAATGCCGACGGCAAGCTCGACCCGGCGACCTACGAACGCACCGCCAAGGCGCTGCTCGACCAGAAGATCATCACCAAGGAGCCGAAAGGCGCCTATACCACCGCCATCACCGATAAGGCGGTCAAGTAG
- a CDS encoding ABC transporter permease, whose amino-acid sequence MNWLKPSWQAVLAIVLCLIAIALGAMSKPEAAALADPTASIGYPYLGMKGLMLGVAVLAALISMVRIPPLAEAVVLFIGAHLVAWLLISGIAGFEGTALAPYFLLLAAAWLLGWRCVAVLSGLRPTAGWVRTALRLVIPAIFGAWILIIWEAVTRGAGIPFILLPPPSAIGARIVSSLPVLGADVRQTIFKAVLFGYVVGSGAGFITAVLADRVPFLRRGLLPIGNMVSALPIIGVAPIMVMWFGFDWQSKAAVVIIMTFFPMLVNTVAGLAASGHMERDLMRTYASGYWPTLVKLRLPAAAPFIFNALKINSTLALIGAIVAEFFGTPVVGMGFRISTEVGRMNIDMVWAEIAVAALAGSVFYGVVALVERAVTFWHPSVRGG is encoded by the coding sequence ATGAACTGGCTGAAACCTTCCTGGCAGGCCGTGCTGGCGATCGTGCTGTGCCTGATCGCGATTGCGCTCGGCGCCATGTCGAAGCCGGAAGCGGCAGCGCTTGCCGATCCGACGGCCAGTATCGGCTACCCCTATCTCGGAATGAAGGGCTTGATGCTTGGCGTGGCCGTGCTGGCGGCGCTGATCTCCATGGTCAGGATTCCGCCCCTGGCGGAGGCCGTGGTGCTCTTCATAGGGGCCCATCTCGTCGCCTGGCTGCTGATATCGGGCATCGCAGGGTTCGAAGGGACGGCGCTGGCGCCGTATTTCCTTCTGCTCGCGGCTGCCTGGCTGCTTGGCTGGCGTTGTGTGGCGGTGCTTTCGGGGTTGCGGCCGACGGCAGGATGGGTCCGGACCGCACTGCGTCTGGTCATCCCCGCTATCTTCGGCGCCTGGATCCTGATCATCTGGGAAGCCGTCACACGCGGCGCCGGCATTCCTTTCATCCTGCTGCCGCCGCCGAGCGCCATCGGCGCGCGCATCGTCAGCTCGCTGCCGGTGCTCGGCGCCGATGTCCGGCAAACCATCTTCAAGGCGGTGCTCTTCGGCTATGTGGTGGGCAGCGGCGCTGGCTTCATCACCGCTGTTCTCGCCGACCGCGTACCGTTTCTGCGGCGTGGACTTCTGCCGATCGGCAATATGGTCTCGGCGCTGCCGATCATCGGCGTGGCGCCGATCATGGTCATGTGGTTCGGCTTCGACTGGCAATCCAAGGCGGCGGTGGTCATCATCATGACCTTCTTCCCGATGCTGGTGAATACGGTCGCCGGGCTCGCCGCGTCCGGCCATATGGAGCGCGACCTGATGCGCACCTATGCGTCGGGCTACTGGCCGACGCTCGTCAAGCTCAGGCTGCCGGCCGCCGCTCCCTTCATCTTCAACGCGCTGAAGATCAATTCGACGCTGGCGCTGATCGGCGCCATCGTCGCCGAGTTCTTCGGCACGCCCGTCGTCGGCATGGGATTCCGCATTTCGACCGAGGTCGGGCGGATGAACATCGACATGGTGTGGGCCGAAATCGCAGTTGCAGCACTTGCGGGTTCGGTCTTTTATGGCGTGGTCGCCCTTGTCGAAAGGGCCGTCACGTTTTGGCATCCCTCTGTCCGTGGTGGATAG